One Idiomarina loihiensis L2TR genomic window carries:
- a CDS encoding DUF294 nucleotidyltransferase-like domain-containing protein, with amino-acid sequence MEAEHLEILNFLRRFPPFNELPEDELVELAKNTEISYFKAGSQVLEYNESISDLYVIRNGSVETYNRNGDLFNRLSEGGFFGEAGLLRKGRVRYPVKALEDTLIYFIPGSLFNRLFDEYDSFADAVEVEGHRRINQAVKEQENRNESLSATVDTIITREPVSIDLNASIHDAAAKMTDEKVSSLLIIDETQHLPVGIITDKDLRKRVLAVNRSSTHPVSSIMTENLTFVQHNNRVFEALLIMMRTNLHHLPVLKKGQVVGVIALSDVAQHESKSTLFIVSGIFKQNSIEELTELAESVRASFVRMVNEDANSRMIGSAMATIGRSFKQRLLELGEEKFGPPPVPYCFLALGSMARDEQSIVTDQDNAMVLHDDFDPKQHDAYFKELAGFVADGLNACGYTYCTGGIMATTDAWRQPLKVWKNYFTDWIENPSPEKLLHSSIFFDLDGVWGQQKFADELNSLIRKKAKGNKRFLGSMARNALNRTPPLGFFKDFVMEKDGKHRDSINTKRRGTGPVADLIRVHALAIASSQRNSFTRLEDIIDSQILPQGRGPDLRDALELISMVRIRHQALAISAGEVPDNNVAPEDLSHFERKNLKDAFQILSNAQKYLRYRYSGG; translated from the coding sequence ATGGAAGCCGAACATCTGGAAATTCTGAATTTTTTACGTCGTTTCCCTCCTTTCAATGAGTTACCTGAAGACGAACTTGTTGAGCTTGCCAAAAACACTGAAATCAGCTATTTCAAAGCCGGCTCTCAAGTACTTGAATATAATGAGTCAATTTCTGATTTATACGTCATTAGGAACGGTTCAGTAGAAACCTACAACCGTAACGGCGACCTGTTTAATCGTTTAAGCGAAGGTGGTTTTTTTGGTGAAGCGGGTTTACTGCGTAAAGGTCGTGTTCGCTACCCCGTCAAAGCACTAGAAGATACGCTTATCTACTTTATTCCCGGCAGTTTATTTAATCGCTTGTTCGATGAATATGACAGCTTTGCCGACGCAGTTGAAGTTGAAGGGCACAGGCGCATAAATCAAGCAGTAAAAGAGCAGGAAAATCGTAATGAATCGCTTTCTGCAACCGTCGATACAATCATTACGCGTGAGCCGGTTTCTATTGATTTGAATGCCAGCATTCATGATGCAGCCGCTAAAATGACAGATGAAAAGGTATCATCACTACTTATTATCGATGAAACACAGCATCTTCCGGTGGGCATTATAACGGACAAAGATCTGCGCAAACGTGTTCTGGCGGTAAACCGCTCCAGCACCCATCCTGTGTCTTCTATAATGACCGAGAACCTGACATTTGTTCAGCATAATAACCGCGTGTTCGAAGCTTTGTTGATAATGATGCGAACCAACCTTCACCATTTGCCGGTGCTGAAAAAAGGTCAGGTTGTAGGTGTCATAGCTTTATCGGATGTGGCACAGCATGAGTCAAAAAGTACTCTGTTTATTGTCAGTGGTATTTTTAAGCAAAACTCTATTGAAGAGCTAACCGAACTTGCAGAAAGTGTCCGCGCCAGTTTTGTGCGCATGGTTAACGAAGATGCGAACTCGCGGATGATAGGTTCGGCAATGGCTACCATTGGTCGTTCGTTCAAACAGCGGCTTTTAGAGCTTGGCGAGGAGAAATTCGGACCGCCACCGGTGCCCTACTGTTTCCTGGCTTTGGGTTCAATGGCACGTGACGAGCAAAGTATTGTCACGGATCAGGACAACGCTATGGTTTTACACGACGATTTTGATCCCAAACAGCACGATGCCTACTTTAAAGAGTTAGCGGGCTTTGTGGCCGACGGCTTAAATGCCTGCGGCTATACCTATTGTACGGGCGGCATTATGGCCACCACCGATGCCTGGCGACAACCGTTAAAAGTGTGGAAAAACTACTTTACCGACTGGATTGAAAACCCGTCACCGGAAAAGCTGCTGCACTCCTCCATATTTTTTGATTTGGACGGCGTCTGGGGGCAACAAAAATTCGCCGATGAGCTCAATTCACTGATACGAAAAAAAGCCAAAGGAAATAAACGGTTTTTAGGCTCTATGGCACGTAATGCGCTAAACCGCACGCCCCCTCTGGGCTTTTTTAAAGACTTTGTCATGGAAAAAGATGGCAAACACCGTGACAGCATCAATACCAAACGTCGCGGCACCGGCCCTGTTGCAGATTTGATCCGTGTTCATGCTCTGGCCATTGCTTCATCACAGCGCAATTCCTTTACTCGTCTTGAAGACATTATTGATTCACAAATTTTGCCACAAGGTCGCGGACCAGATTTACGTGATGCTCTGGAATTAATTTCTATGGTGAGAATTCGACATCAGGCGTTAGCCATTTCGGCGGGTGAAGTGCCTGACAATAACGTTGCTCCGGAAGACTTATCTCATTTTGAGCGTAAAAACTTAAAAGACGCCTTTCAAATTCTAAGTAACGCACAAAAATATTTGCGTTACCGTTACTCGGGAGGCTAG
- a CDS encoding outer membrane protein, translated as MKKTLIAIALIGTSTSAFADSPNWDKIQASYIETDIETPIDEDITMDGYAVAGSLSLSDSIFVLANFDSVGDESDLGDVDLDSLNAGIGFNHGITESTDVFATVTYEKLELVGSVDALGSESFDESGYGAGVGIRSMITDFFELSVKADYLDIDDENGIRYDASAFFHLTSNLSLGVGYKLYDLDEIDQDVDTVAATVRYSF; from the coding sequence ATGAAGAAAACATTAATTGCAATTGCATTGATTGGAACTTCAACTAGCGCGTTTGCCGACTCTCCTAACTGGGATAAAATTCAGGCCTCCTACATAGAAACCGATATTGAAACGCCTATCGACGAAGACATTACAATGGATGGTTACGCCGTAGCCGGCTCGCTTTCATTAAGTGACTCAATTTTTGTATTGGCCAATTTCGACTCCGTTGGTGATGAATCGGATCTCGGTGATGTTGATTTAGATTCACTTAATGCAGGTATCGGCTTTAATCACGGTATCACAGAGTCGACCGACGTCTTCGCCACAGTTACATACGAAAAGCTTGAACTTGTTGGTTCAGTAGACGCCCTTGGCTCAGAATCTTTCGATGAATCAGGATACGGAGCCGGCGTTGGCATTCGTTCAATGATCACCGACTTTTTTGAGCTGTCGGTGAAAGCTGACTATCTGGACATTGATGACGAAAATGGTATTCGTTATGACGCTTCAGCTTTCTTTCACTTAACCAGTAACCTCTCTCTTGGTGTTGGTTATAAACTCTACGATTTAGATGAAATCGATCAGGACGTCGATACTGTCGCCGCAACAGTCCGGTACAGCTTCTAA
- a CDS encoding 3'-5' exonuclease, with translation MLYLAPENKQKQKPRKSKNIDWPKQFETLEQLSHSQALKRYYSQGISSPDTPINKTPMVAVDFETTGLDPEQHGIVSIAAIPMTTERILFSEAKSWVVKPRRSLTDESVVIHGITHSEIEHAPDLESIIDELLELVAGKVWVVHYHGIERPFLQRGIKERLHENIQFPLIDTMEIEARFHRKPLSFWQKLLGKKPESIRLADSRTRYNLPFYPPHNALTDALACAELLQAQIAYHFEPDTPLGEIWLP, from the coding sequence ATGCTTTATCTTGCCCCGGAAAACAAACAAAAACAAAAGCCCAGAAAATCTAAGAACATTGACTGGCCCAAACAATTTGAAACCTTAGAACAGCTGAGCCACTCTCAGGCGCTTAAACGGTATTACAGTCAGGGCATCAGTTCGCCGGATACGCCCATTAATAAAACGCCCATGGTTGCCGTCGACTTTGAAACCACGGGCTTAGATCCTGAACAGCATGGCATAGTCAGCATCGCCGCAATACCTATGACCACAGAGCGGATTTTATTTTCAGAGGCAAAAAGCTGGGTTGTTAAACCACGACGCAGTCTTACGGATGAATCCGTCGTTATACATGGTATTACTCATAGCGAAATTGAACACGCCCCCGATTTAGAAAGTATTATTGATGAGCTACTGGAGCTTGTCGCCGGAAAAGTCTGGGTTGTTCATTACCACGGCATTGAACGCCCTTTCCTGCAACGGGGAATTAAAGAACGCCTGCACGAAAACATCCAGTTTCCGCTTATTGATACAATGGAAATTGAAGCTCGATTCCACCGTAAACCGTTATCCTTCTGGCAAAAACTACTTGGAAAAAAACCGGAATCAATTCGCCTTGCGGACAGTCGTACCCGCTATAACCTACCTTTTTATCCGCCGCATAATGCGTTAACTGACGCACTGGCATGTGCGGAACTTCTGCAGGCTCAGATAGCCTATCACTTTGAGCCAGATACCCCACTTGGTGAGATTTGGCTGCCTTGA
- a CDS encoding BCCT family transporter: protein MIPDGEVNPIDTDYQVGQDNVVMKVGPFGLDFHNRVFAISGLAIVAFVVITLMFQNQAEPVFTSTKNWLTANLDWFFIGAANIFVLLCLFLIVSPLGNVRLGGTEATPDFSYLGWFSMLFAAGMGIGLMFYGVSEPITHFSAAFGGTEFNADGIRTDSAPLGGAGGDQAAAIKLGMAATIFHWALHPWAIYAVLALGLALFSFNKGLPLTIRSIFYPILGERVWGWPGHIIDIIAILATLFGLATSLGLGASQAAAGLNFLFGWAEGDTTDVLLVMGITAIALISVLAGLEKGVQRLSQVNMSLAAILMLFVIIVGPTVAIFTGFAENLYNYIVNLPALSNPVGREDLGYSQGWTSFYWAWWIAWSPFVGMFIARVSRGRTVREFLISVLLIPSLACVFWMTVFGTAAIEQFVAGAEQIASEKLSLKLFIMLGGLPWTEVTSFVGIILVMVFFITSSDSGSLVIDTISAGGKVEAPVPQRIFWCTFEGLVAIALILGGGLVALQAMSLSLGLPFTIVLLASCFAVVQGLRSEPRVGKPAK, encoded by the coding sequence ATGATTCCTGACGGTGAAGTCAATCCAATCGATACGGATTACCAAGTAGGACAAGATAACGTTGTTATGAAAGTAGGACCTTTTGGTCTGGATTTCCATAACCGCGTATTCGCTATCTCCGGACTTGCGATCGTCGCCTTTGTGGTGATTACTTTAATGTTCCAGAATCAGGCGGAGCCGGTATTCACAAGTACAAAAAATTGGTTAACCGCTAATTTGGACTGGTTCTTTATTGGTGCAGCTAATATTTTTGTGCTTCTGTGTCTATTCTTAATTGTTTCACCATTAGGGAACGTGCGTTTAGGCGGCACTGAAGCAACCCCCGACTTTTCTTACCTGGGCTGGTTTTCAATGCTGTTTGCCGCAGGCATGGGTATTGGACTCATGTTTTACGGTGTCTCTGAGCCGATTACTCATTTTAGTGCTGCATTTGGTGGAACTGAGTTTAACGCGGATGGTATTCGTACCGACTCAGCACCTCTTGGCGGTGCTGGCGGTGACCAGGCTGCAGCAATAAAATTAGGCATGGCTGCAACCATTTTTCACTGGGCTCTGCACCCATGGGCTATTTATGCCGTTCTTGCTTTAGGTTTAGCCTTATTTTCTTTCAACAAAGGCTTACCATTAACAATACGCTCTATTTTTTACCCAATTCTGGGCGAGCGCGTATGGGGCTGGCCAGGACATATCATTGATATTATCGCAATACTGGCAACCTTATTCGGTCTTGCAACATCACTTGGACTGGGTGCTTCTCAGGCGGCAGCAGGACTAAACTTTTTATTCGGCTGGGCTGAAGGTGATACCACCGATGTGCTGCTGGTTATGGGGATAACCGCTATCGCATTAATTTCAGTTCTTGCAGGCCTGGAAAAAGGTGTACAGCGACTATCGCAAGTGAATATGTCACTGGCGGCTATTCTGATGCTGTTTGTCATTATTGTCGGCCCGACGGTAGCTATTTTCACCGGTTTCGCGGAAAACCTTTACAATTACATTGTTAACCTCCCAGCCCTGTCAAATCCGGTTGGACGAGAAGACCTGGGTTACTCTCAAGGCTGGACATCGTTTTACTGGGCATGGTGGATTGCATGGTCACCTTTTGTAGGTATGTTTATTGCCCGCGTTTCAAGAGGCCGTACAGTGCGTGAGTTCTTAATCTCTGTATTACTGATACCCTCTCTGGCCTGCGTATTTTGGATGACAGTATTCGGTACCGCGGCAATAGAGCAATTCGTTGCGGGAGCTGAGCAAATAGCCAGTGAAAAGCTTTCACTCAAACTGTTTATTATGCTGGGAGGCTTGCCCTGGACAGAAGTAACATCGTTTGTGGGTATTATTCTGGTTATGGTATTTTTCATTACCTCGTCTGATTCAGGCTCGCTGGTTATCGATACCATAAGCGCAGGCGGTAAAGTTGAAGCACCGGTACCTCAGCGTATATTCTGGTGTACGTTTGAAGGGTTAGTCGCAATTGCGCTGATACTTGGCGGTGGTCTCGTTGCCCTGCAGGCAATGTCCTTATCCTTAGGCTTACCGTTTACCATTGTTTTATTGGCTTCCTGTTTTGCAGTCGTTCAGGGATTGCGTTCCGAGCCAAGAGTTGGTAAACCTGCTAAGTAG